A genomic segment from Gemmatimonadaceae bacterium encodes:
- a CDS encoding diacylglycerol kinase family protein has product MERAPRVIKRALLVANPASRLGRRRLPRARAALEKAGVRVDVVFTERPGHATEIVGERSAGYDAVFTLGGDGTAMEAAGALAGTMRPLGVLAGGTGNLLARALGIPLDPRRAVPRLLDGDELYIDLGRITSSDPPRYFAVAAGVGIDAAMVAETPTWLKRRLGVLAYTITATRAALRAVLRQEFFQVRLSVDGEEFESAAAAVMIANFGAVLSDRITFGPGIRFDDGVLDACFYSPRNLRDAMRIMWRLLWRNFTSDAAMLYRSGRHIRIETKPPRMAQADGELLGMTPLEIEVEPRAARLLVPKQKPPKGA; this is encoded by the coding sequence GTGGAGCGCGCGCCTCGGGTAATCAAGCGCGCCCTCCTCGTCGCCAATCCGGCGTCACGTTTGGGGCGGCGGCGTCTTCCCCGAGCACGGGCGGCGCTCGAGAAGGCGGGCGTTCGCGTCGACGTGGTATTCACCGAGCGACCTGGGCATGCCACGGAGATCGTTGGCGAGCGCTCGGCGGGGTATGATGCGGTCTTCACGCTCGGCGGGGATGGCACGGCCATGGAGGCAGCGGGCGCCCTCGCTGGCACGATGCGCCCGCTCGGTGTGCTTGCCGGCGGTACCGGCAACCTGCTGGCGCGCGCTCTAGGCATCCCGCTCGACCCAAGGCGTGCCGTTCCAAGACTGCTCGACGGGGACGAGCTGTACATCGACCTTGGGCGGATCACGAGCTCCGACCCCCCCCGTTATTTCGCGGTCGCGGCCGGTGTCGGGATCGACGCGGCCATGGTCGCCGAAACGCCAACGTGGCTCAAGCGTCGTTTGGGTGTACTCGCTTACACCATAACGGCCACGCGTGCGGCACTTCGGGCAGTTTTACGCCAGGAGTTCTTTCAGGTGCGGCTGTCCGTGGATGGCGAGGAGTTCGAATCCGCGGCGGCTGCGGTCATGATCGCGAACTTCGGGGCGGTGCTCAGCGACCGAATCACCTTCGGTCCTGGCATTCGCTTCGACGACGGAGTACTCGATGCTTGCTTCTACTCTCCGAGGAATTTGCGCGACGCCATGCGAATCATGTGGCGTCTCTTGTGGCGCAACTTCACCTCGGATGCGGCCATGCTCTATCGGAGCGGGCGGCACATTCGCATCGAGACCAAGCCGCCGCGGATGGCACAGGCAGACGGCGAGCTGCTCGGCATGACTCCCCTGGAGATCGAAGTCGAGCCGCGCGCTGCGAGGTTGCTCGTGCCGAAGCAGAAACCCCCGAAAGGCGCATGA